Proteins from a single region of Lujinxingia litoralis:
- a CDS encoding M48 family metallopeptidase — MRRWMMMWMTALVLTTGVNAVGCATTPGRAAADVLVPVSDEVAMGRQMAQELEQELTLHPDPEVQAYVQKLGMEVVRAVPNRPKGLAFQFKVVDDPSQINAFAIPGGGIYVYSGLLRAMSNEAELVSVLSHEVAHVTRRHIAQRLVTAYGLDAIAQLALGQNPGLLSQLVGTVLAQGFMLKYSRDHERDADEWGLRYMVRADYNPQGFVSFFETLAGQGGARAPEFLLTHPHPESRIEGLQALIDEIPDKPTRTGQESFEAMKPRF; from the coding sequence ATGCGACGATGGATGATGATGTGGATGACGGCGTTGGTGCTGACCACGGGCGTGAACGCCGTGGGGTGTGCGACCACCCCGGGTCGGGCGGCCGCCGATGTGCTGGTGCCGGTGAGCGACGAAGTGGCCATGGGCCGTCAGATGGCCCAGGAGCTGGAACAGGAGCTTACGCTGCATCCGGATCCGGAGGTGCAGGCCTATGTGCAAAAGCTGGGGATGGAGGTGGTGCGAGCGGTGCCCAACCGGCCCAAAGGATTGGCGTTTCAGTTTAAGGTGGTCGACGATCCCTCCCAGATCAACGCCTTCGCGATTCCCGGCGGGGGGATTTATGTGTACTCCGGATTGCTGCGGGCTATGAGCAATGAGGCCGAGCTGGTGTCGGTGCTCTCCCATGAAGTGGCGCATGTGACCCGGCGGCACATTGCCCAGCGTCTGGTCACCGCGTATGGGCTCGATGCCATCGCGCAGCTCGCGCTGGGGCAGAATCCGGGGCTTTTGAGTCAGCTTGTGGGCACCGTGCTGGCCCAGGGTTTTATGCTCAAGTACAGCCGTGATCACGAGCGCGACGCCGATGAGTGGGGGCTGCGCTACATGGTACGCGCCGACTACAACCCCCAGGGTTTTGTGAGCTTTTTCGAAACACTCGCCGGGCAGGGGGGCGCGCGGGCGCCGGAGTTTCTGCTGACTCACCCGCATCCGGAATCTCGTATCGAGGGGCTTCAGGCGCTGATTGACGAGATTCCGGATAAGCCCACGCGGACCGGTCAGGAGAGCTTTGAGGCGATGAAGCCACGCTTCTGA
- the ettA gene encoding energy-dependent translational throttle protein EttA: MSDNKIIFSMVGVGKIHPPNHQVLKDIYLSFFYGAKIGVLGLNGSGKSTLLKIIAGEDPNYVGEIHRDKGVSFGYLHQEPELDPNMTVREVVEEGVQETVNLLKDYEAISAQFADPDADFDELMKKQAKLQERIEHLNAWDLDSKLQMAMDALRCPPGETKIEVLSGGERRRVALCRLLLQEPDVLLLDEPTNHLDAESVGWLEQHLAQYEGTVIAVTHDRYFLDNVAGWILELDRGQGIPFEGNYSSWLEQKQKRLAQEEKSESKRQKALAAELEWIRSSPKARQAKSKARISAYEKMVAEQQQTRERELEISIPPGPRLGDTVIRAEGIMKAFGDRLLYEDLSFNLPPGGIVGIIGPNGAGKSTLFRMITGEEVPDGGEITIGETVKLGYIDQRRPLDPEKSVWEVISEGQDVIELGNRTVNSRQYVSWFNFGGSDQQKKTGVLSGGERNRVYLAKVLKEGTNVLLLDEPSNDLDVNTLRALEEALLDFAGCAVVISHDRWFLDRIATHILAFEGDSEVVWFNGNYSEYEADRKKRLGAEALRPSRIKYKRLKRD; encoded by the coding sequence TTGAGCGATAACAAGATCATTTTTTCGATGGTCGGCGTCGGCAAGATTCATCCGCCGAACCACCAGGTTCTCAAGGACATTTACCTCTCCTTCTTTTACGGGGCGAAGATCGGCGTGCTGGGGCTTAACGGCTCCGGGAAGAGTACGCTACTGAAGATCATTGCCGGCGAAGATCCCAACTACGTGGGAGAGATTCATCGGGATAAAGGCGTGAGCTTTGGCTACCTGCACCAGGAGCCGGAGCTTGACCCGAATATGACCGTGCGGGAGGTGGTCGAGGAAGGCGTGCAGGAGACGGTCAACCTGCTTAAGGACTATGAGGCCATCAGCGCGCAGTTTGCCGATCCGGATGCGGATTTCGATGAGCTGATGAAGAAGCAGGCCAAGCTCCAGGAGAGGATCGAGCATCTCAACGCCTGGGACCTCGACAGCAAGTTGCAGATGGCGATGGATGCCCTGCGCTGCCCGCCGGGGGAGACCAAGATCGAGGTGCTCTCCGGTGGCGAGCGTCGCCGCGTGGCGTTGTGCCGTCTGCTTTTGCAGGAGCCCGATGTGCTGCTGCTTGATGAGCCGACCAACCACCTGGACGCCGAGTCGGTGGGCTGGCTGGAGCAGCATCTGGCTCAGTACGAGGGGACGGTCATCGCCGTGACCCACGATCGTTATTTCCTGGATAACGTGGCCGGGTGGATTCTGGAGCTGGACCGCGGTCAGGGGATTCCCTTTGAGGGGAACTACTCCTCGTGGCTGGAGCAGAAGCAGAAGCGTCTGGCCCAGGAAGAGAAGAGTGAGTCGAAGCGCCAGAAAGCGCTGGCGGCGGAGCTGGAGTGGATTCGATCCTCGCCGAAGGCGCGTCAGGCCAAGTCGAAGGCGCGTATCAGCGCTTACGAGAAGATGGTTGCTGAGCAGCAGCAGACGCGAGAGCGGGAGCTGGAGATCTCCATTCCTCCCGGGCCGCGTCTGGGAGATACGGTGATTCGCGCCGAGGGGATCATGAAGGCCTTTGGCGATCGTCTGCTCTACGAAGACCTGAGCTTCAACCTGCCGCCCGGGGGTATCGTCGGCATCATCGGTCCCAACGGCGCCGGTAAGTCGACGCTCTTTCGGATGATCACCGGGGAGGAGGTGCCCGATGGTGGCGAGATCACCATCGGGGAGACGGTGAAGCTGGGGTATATCGACCAGCGTCGCCCGCTGGACCCGGAGAAGTCGGTGTGGGAGGTGATCAGCGAGGGCCAGGATGTGATCGAGCTGGGCAATCGCACGGTGAACTCTCGCCAGTATGTCTCCTGGTTTAACTTCGGGGGCAGCGATCAGCAGAAGAAGACCGGGGTGCTCTCGGGTGGGGAGCGCAACCGCGTGTACCTGGCCAAGGTGCTCAAGGAGGGCACCAACGTGCTGCTGCTCGATGAGCCGTCTAACGACCTGGATGTGAACACGCTGCGCGCGCTGGAGGAAGCGCTGCTCGACTTTGCGGGTTGCGCGGTGGTGATCAGCCACGATCGGTGGTTCCTGGACCGCATTGCCACGCACATTCTGGCCTTTGAGGGCGACAGCGAAGTGGTGTGGTTCAACGGCAACTACTCGGAGTACGAGGCCGATCGCAAGAAGCGCCTGGGCGCCGAGGCGCTGCGGCCGAGCCGGATCAAGTACAAGCGACTCAAGCGCGACTGA
- a CDS encoding cyclic nucleotide-binding domain-containing protein codes for MERPRAEDISWLGKAAVFGRLSEQERRMLASVFRVRDLKAGEVVCKQGDAGDSLAVVTRGELSVRIRSGAGATEVRRLGRFDVFGDMSMLDPAPRSATVVAEGEARIYVLERPMVQSLQANAPVLFSGLVRGVADRVAERLERTNDQIEALLVRKRAPTQPRQPSLKELCSGATRGRPHRGPVALLASGALASFSARELEVFQSATVARRFAPGETICVQDEPARAAFVVVEGWVDVLRAVGERVYRLARVGAGSVLGQLALLRDTRRRATLRAVDEVVLLGLARDRFDALLAAPSSLAIGFQTSVTLSGIRQLRMANQMVGYLEGREEKRVIPDLACWRVREVVGEGMDGGDDVEAIAAAYLQTSLQNWDMSPSELQRVRVVKAEGVMTPAELRARLKT; via the coding sequence ATGGAACGACCGAGGGCAGAGGACATCTCGTGGTTGGGGAAGGCGGCTGTATTCGGGCGCCTGAGTGAACAAGAACGTCGGATGTTGGCGTCGGTCTTCCGAGTGCGGGATCTAAAGGCTGGCGAGGTGGTCTGCAAGCAGGGCGATGCCGGGGACTCTCTGGCGGTTGTGACCCGGGGAGAGCTCAGCGTACGGATTCGAAGTGGCGCCGGAGCGACCGAGGTTCGGCGGTTGGGGCGTTTCGATGTGTTTGGGGATATGAGCATGCTCGATCCGGCGCCGCGTTCGGCCACGGTAGTCGCGGAGGGAGAGGCCCGGATCTATGTGCTGGAGCGCCCGATGGTTCAGTCACTTCAGGCCAATGCCCCGGTGCTCTTTTCCGGGTTGGTGCGTGGGGTTGCCGATCGCGTGGCCGAACGTCTGGAGCGTACCAACGATCAGATCGAAGCGCTGCTGGTTCGGAAGCGCGCGCCTACACAACCTCGCCAGCCCAGCTTGAAGGAGCTTTGTTCGGGGGCCACCCGCGGTCGGCCCCATCGCGGCCCGGTGGCGTTGCTGGCGAGTGGCGCGCTCGCGTCGTTTTCGGCCCGGGAGCTCGAGGTATTTCAAAGCGCTACGGTGGCCCGTCGTTTTGCGCCCGGTGAGACCATTTGTGTGCAGGACGAGCCTGCCCGGGCGGCGTTTGTGGTGGTTGAGGGGTGGGTGGATGTGTTGCGGGCTGTGGGAGAGAGGGTCTATCGCCTGGCACGTGTTGGAGCGGGGAGCGTGCTGGGGCAGCTGGCGCTACTTCGCGATACCAGACGAAGGGCAACGTTGCGGGCGGTCGATGAGGTGGTGCTGCTGGGGCTGGCCCGGGATCGTTTCGATGCATTGCTCGCTGCGCCGAGTTCGCTGGCGATCGGGTTTCAGACAAGCGTGACCCTGTCCGGCATCCGGCAGCTGCGCATGGCCAACCAGATGGTGGGGTATCTGGAGGGGCGCGAGGAGAAGCGCGTGATCCCCGATCTAGCGTGCTGGCGAGTGCGTGAGGTGGTCGGAGAGGGCATGGATGGGGGCGATGATGTGGAGGCTATCGCCGCGGCATACCTGCAGACCTCGCTTCAAAACTGGGATATGTCCCCCTCGGAGCTCCAGCGGGTGCGCGTGGTGAAGGCCGAGGGGGTGATGACGCCGGCGGAGCTGCGGGCGCGCCTTAAAACGTAG
- a CDS encoding HAD family hydrolase codes for MSDSPILLFDVMSTLVYDPIAAEIPAFFDLPLPELFRIKHPTAWVDFEHGELSEEHFYELFLPEPHGPVDGEKLRDTLFQAYRWLEGIEPLLADLQQAQVPMHTLSNYPVWYELIEARLNLSRYLPWTFVSCNTGVRKPDPQAYAGAARTLGVVPQRCIFIDDRPDNCQAARQVGMGAITFEHASQLRAELQIRGVL; via the coding sequence ATGTCCGACTCCCCCATCCTGCTCTTCGATGTCATGAGCACGCTGGTGTACGACCCGATTGCGGCTGAGATTCCGGCCTTCTTTGATCTTCCTCTCCCGGAACTCTTTCGCATCAAACACCCCACCGCCTGGGTGGACTTCGAGCATGGCGAACTCAGCGAAGAGCACTTCTACGAACTCTTTTTGCCGGAACCTCACGGCCCGGTTGATGGCGAAAAACTCCGGGACACCCTCTTCCAGGCCTACCGCTGGCTTGAGGGCATCGAACCCCTGCTCGCCGACCTTCAGCAGGCCCAGGTGCCCATGCACACCCTGTCGAACTATCCGGTATGGTACGAATTGATCGAGGCTCGGCTCAACCTCTCGCGCTACCTGCCCTGGACCTTTGTCTCGTGCAACACCGGGGTTCGCAAACCCGATCCGCAGGCCTACGCCGGCGCCGCCCGCACCCTGGGAGTCGTCCCGCAACGCTGCATCTTTATCGACGATCGCCCGGACAACTGCCAGGCCGCCCGCCAGGTGGGCATGGGTGCGATCACCTTTGAACACGCCTCCCAGCTACGCGCCGAACTCCAGATCCGCGGCGTCCTCTAG